Proteins encoded within one genomic window of Pigmentiphaga sp. H8:
- a CDS encoding TonB-dependent receptor — protein sequence MLAFAVACSGLLSGPAWAQSVTAPGTAVTAAAPREYRVPAGALDAALAQFAEAAGVTVLFEQASVASLRSTGLNGRYTVREAIELLLQGTGLEAIERGAGVYALRPVSGAPLWALPTIEVIGQAEHDPKDEAYRTAGSRSVLTRDDIERFRGTSVGDIFQGMPGVLVGENRNSGGLDVNIRGMQGQGRVPVLVDGTRQETTVYRGYAGVASRSYIDPDLIGGLSVEKGPTMNAQGTGATGGLVIMRTIEADDIVRDGKDFGIRLRGTAIGNNSGSVPAPGTPAGYNTGSASGQTSGVFRTDCVIASLCEGPFDLANADGPKESMNRPSMLKPRGWAGSLALAKRFEMVDVVAAYARRQQGNYYAGTKGPVPRLDLSDRLNRGFYTEVRPRLEGATRFRAGEQVVNTNFESESYLLKSRFYLPGDHETELSFMRYDSTYGEMMPSQLLWLGQVRQTEGSRVDARTYAIRHRWNPEGNPLYDVKVNLWHTDTKSLNRNYSDEDLNLGFGAGAEKYRRWGLDLSNAMRLDRLGGIRLEYGLSLQRETVNGTAQGNELVGSGGRSGNRREVSAFGNMQWRVLPTVTLDAGLRYTRFRSADDKPRIVDAESAYCVNPGADGYCDPVMMTSKESGAAPQLSLLWEPRPGLQFYARHAEALRMPSLFETTSGFSVSPSQDIHLKPEHATSREVGINLLKDGLWRPSDKFRLKAAYFRNHTRDYLTRTFPNTWEEGSGKQFFSLRNIESVSFHGFELSGSYDAGTFFISGGATRYTFIETCHFGSYRRYTCTDYGIANSYVNNMIPPNWHASATAGVRLLDRRLTMGLRGTFMGKRNQVPEFNDDTQQGLNAVVPWHGYQIWDLFASYRINDRVSVDFNIDNLTDRYYLDALSLGLVPAPGRTARLSVTMQF from the coding sequence ATGCTGGCATTCGCCGTGGCGTGCTCCGGCCTGCTGTCGGGGCCAGCCTGGGCGCAGTCCGTGACGGCCCCGGGCACGGCCGTCACGGCGGCCGCGCCGCGCGAGTACCGCGTGCCGGCCGGAGCGCTGGACGCGGCGCTGGCGCAGTTCGCCGAAGCCGCCGGGGTCACGGTGCTGTTCGAGCAGGCCAGCGTCGCCAGCCTGAGGTCGACCGGATTGAACGGACGCTACACGGTGCGGGAGGCCATCGAGCTGCTGTTGCAGGGGACGGGGCTCGAAGCGATCGAACGCGGCGCCGGCGTCTACGCGCTGCGGCCCGTGTCCGGCGCGCCGTTGTGGGCGTTGCCGACGATCGAGGTGATCGGCCAGGCGGAGCACGATCCCAAGGACGAGGCCTACCGGACCGCGGGATCGCGCAGCGTGCTGACGCGCGACGACATCGAACGGTTCCGGGGCACCTCGGTGGGCGACATCTTCCAGGGCATGCCCGGCGTGCTGGTCGGCGAGAACCGCAACAGCGGCGGGCTGGACGTCAACATCCGCGGCATGCAGGGCCAGGGCCGGGTGCCGGTACTGGTGGACGGTACGCGCCAGGAAACCACGGTGTATCGCGGCTACGCGGGCGTGGCGTCGCGCAGCTACATCGATCCCGACCTGATCGGCGGCCTGTCCGTCGAGAAGGGGCCGACCATGAACGCCCAGGGTACGGGAGCGACCGGCGGCCTGGTCATCATGCGCACGATCGAGGCCGACGACATCGTGCGCGACGGCAAGGATTTCGGCATCCGGCTGCGCGGTACCGCGATCGGCAACAACAGCGGCTCGGTGCCCGCACCGGGTACGCCGGCGGGCTACAACACCGGTTCGGCGTCCGGCCAGACCAGCGGGGTGTTCCGTACCGATTGCGTGATCGCCAGCCTGTGCGAGGGCCCGTTCGACCTCGCCAATGCCGACGGCCCGAAGGAAAGCATGAACCGTCCGTCCATGCTCAAGCCGCGTGGCTGGGCCGGCAGCCTGGCATTGGCCAAGCGCTTCGAGATGGTGGACGTGGTCGCCGCCTATGCGCGGCGCCAGCAGGGCAATTACTACGCGGGCACGAAAGGGCCGGTGCCCCGCCTGGACCTGTCCGACCGGCTGAACCGGGGGTTCTACACCGAAGTGCGTCCCAGGCTGGAGGGGGCCACGCGCTTTCGCGCGGGCGAGCAGGTGGTCAACACCAACTTCGAGAGCGAATCCTATCTGCTCAAGAGCCGCTTCTATCTGCCCGGCGACCACGAAACGGAGCTGAGCTTCATGCGCTACGACAGCACCTACGGCGAGATGATGCCGTCGCAGCTGCTGTGGCTGGGGCAGGTCCGGCAGACCGAAGGCAGCCGCGTCGATGCCAGAACCTACGCCATCCGCCATCGCTGGAATCCCGAGGGCAATCCGCTGTACGACGTCAAGGTCAATCTCTGGCACACCGATACCAAGAGCCTGAACCGGAACTACTCGGACGAGGACCTGAACCTGGGCTTCGGCGCGGGCGCGGAAAAGTACCGGCGCTGGGGGCTGGACCTGAGCAACGCCATGCGCTTGGATCGCCTGGGCGGCATCCGCCTGGAGTACGGGCTGTCGCTGCAACGCGAGACCGTGAACGGCACGGCGCAGGGAAACGAACTGGTCGGCAGCGGCGGCCGCTCCGGCAATCGGCGCGAGGTCAGCGCCTTCGGCAACATGCAATGGCGCGTGCTGCCCACCGTTACCCTGGACGCCGGCCTGCGCTATACGCGTTTCCGGTCGGCCGACGACAAACCGCGCATCGTCGACGCCGAGAGCGCCTACTGCGTCAATCCCGGCGCCGACGGGTACTGCGACCCCGTCATGATGACCAGCAAGGAGAGCGGCGCCGCGCCCCAGCTAAGCCTGCTATGGGAGCCGCGACCGGGCCTGCAGTTCTATGCGCGCCATGCCGAGGCGCTGCGCATGCCCAGCCTGTTCGAGACCACGTCGGGGTTCTCGGTCTCTCCATCGCAGGACATCCACCTCAAGCCCGAGCACGCGACCAGCCGGGAAGTCGGCATCAACCTGCTCAAGGACGGGCTTTGGCGGCCCAGCGACAAGTTCCGCCTGAAGGCCGCCTACTTCCGCAACCATACCAGGGACTATCTGACGCGCACGTTTCCCAACACCTGGGAGGAAGGCTCGGGCAAGCAGTTCTTCAGCCTGCGCAACATCGAGAGCGTGAGCTTCCACGGCTTCGAGCTGTCGGGTTCGTATGACGCCGGCACGTTCTTCATCAGCGGCGGCGCCACCCGGTACACCTTCATCGAGACCTGCCATTTCGGCAGCTACCGGCGCTACACCTGCACCGACTACGGCATCGCCAACAGCTACGTCAACAACATGATTCCGCCGAACTGGCACGCCTCGGCCACCGCCGGGGTGCGCCTGCTGGACCGGCGGCTGACCATGGGCCTGCGCGGCACGTTCATGGGCAAGCGCAACCAGGTGCCGGAATTCAACGACGACACCCAGCAGGGCCTGAACGCCGTCGTGCCGTGGCACGGCTACCAGATCTGGGACCTGTTCGCGAGCTACCGCATCAACGACCGGGTCAGCGTCGATTTCAACATCGACAACCTGACCGACCGCTACTACCTCGATGCGCTCAGCCTCGGGCTGGTGCCGGCGCCGGGCCGCACCGCGCGGCTCAGCGTCACCATGCAGTTTTGA
- a CDS encoding FecR domain-containing protein, translating into MSAGARPASIQLIDRRAAREAARWLLRLRGAGAGEGDHVACLAWRSARPENEAAWQKAQRLGQQLDAMPSGLAMPVLDRTSRQRRAALKKLALLLAGVPAGWLAYRETPWRAWAADYRTAVGERRRVVLADGSILDLNTATAVDAVFGAERRLRLRGGEIMIATAPDPQAPPRPFVVDTGAGRVRAIGTRFIVRQAARDTFVAVFEGAVMIQPAAPDASALRLEAGQETSFGAQGARAPVPRDPRRGDWSRGVLRASGMRLADFCEELGRHMHGVLRCEPEVADLRISGVFQLADREAALAAVPTILPVRIRRLTRYWVSIGPRD; encoded by the coding sequence GTGAGCGCTGGCGCGCGGCCTGCTTCCATCCAGCTCATCGATCGCCGCGCCGCCCGCGAGGCGGCGCGCTGGCTGCTGCGCCTGCGCGGCGCGGGTGCCGGCGAGGGCGACCATGTCGCCTGCCTGGCCTGGCGCTCGGCACGGCCCGAGAACGAGGCGGCCTGGCAGAAGGCGCAGCGCCTGGGCCAGCAGCTCGACGCGATGCCGTCCGGCCTGGCCATGCCCGTCCTGGACCGGACCAGCCGCCAGCGGCGCGCCGCGCTCAAGAAGCTCGCCCTGCTCCTGGCCGGCGTGCCGGCGGGGTGGCTGGCCTATCGCGAAACGCCCTGGCGCGCCTGGGCCGCCGACTATCGCACGGCGGTCGGCGAACGGCGGCGCGTGGTGCTGGCGGACGGCAGCATCCTCGACCTGAACACCGCAACGGCGGTGGACGCGGTGTTTGGCGCCGAGCGCCGGCTGCGCCTGCGCGGCGGCGAGATCATGATCGCGACGGCGCCGGATCCGCAGGCGCCGCCCAGGCCTTTCGTGGTCGATACCGGCGCCGGGCGGGTACGCGCCATCGGTACGCGCTTCATCGTCAGGCAGGCAGCGCGCGATACGTTCGTGGCCGTATTCGAGGGAGCGGTAATGATCCAGCCCGCCGCGCCGGATGCGTCGGCGCTGAGACTGGAGGCGGGGCAGGAAACCTCGTTCGGCGCGCAGGGCGCCCGGGCGCCCGTGCCGCGGGATCCGCGCCGGGGCGACTGGTCGCGGGGCGTCCTGCGCGCCAGCGGCATGCGGCTGGCCGATTTCTGCGAAGAATTGGGCAGGCACATGCACGGCGTGCTGCGGTGCGAACCGGAGGTCGCCGACCTGCGCATTTCCGGCGTGTTCCAGTTGGCCGACCGCGAGGCCGCGCTGGCCGCCGTGCCCACCATCCTGCCGGTCCGCATCCGAAGGCTGACCCGGTATTGGGTTTCCATCGGGCCGCGCGATTGA
- a CDS encoding sigma-70 family RNA polymerase sigma factor: MSSEVISPFTVDLLYREHHGWLQRWLARRLGNPAQADDLAQDTFIRVLGHEQDLVQLREPRAYLATIARRLVINLRERQTLEQAYLEALANMGEALALSPEERCLLLETLCQIDAMLSELPAAVRRAFLLSQVEGLEYGAIAGMLGVSVRTVQRYVLRGLEQCILAAP; this comes from the coding sequence GTGTCGTCAGAAGTCATTTCCCCGTTCACCGTGGACCTGCTCTATCGCGAGCACCACGGATGGCTGCAGCGCTGGCTGGCCCGCCGGCTCGGCAATCCGGCGCAGGCCGATGACCTGGCCCAGGACACCTTCATCCGGGTGCTGGGCCATGAACAGGACCTGGTGCAGTTGCGTGAGCCACGCGCCTACCTGGCGACCATCGCGCGCCGGCTGGTGATCAACCTGCGCGAACGGCAGACCCTGGAGCAGGCGTATCTGGAGGCCCTGGCCAACATGGGCGAGGCGCTGGCGCTGTCGCCGGAAGAGCGCTGCCTGTTGCTCGAAACCCTGTGCCAGATCGATGCCATGCTGAGCGAGCTGCCCGCCGCGGTGCGCCGTGCCTTCCTGCTGTCGCAGGTCGAGGGCCTGGAGTATGGCGCGATCGCCGGCATGCTGGGCGTCTCGGTCAGGACCGTGCAGCGCTACGTGTTGCGCGGCCTGGAGCAATGCATTCTTGCCGCGCCATGA
- a CDS encoding tripartite tricarboxylate transporter substrate binding protein has translation MTFTFGKLALAATLGLAAIGAQAETWPARPVRIIVPYNAGTPPDISSRIIAQKLTVKLGQTFYVDNKPGASGSLAAGDLDRYPADGYTAMTLLTPVVVGPALLSSFNKDFARDYAPVGQYDWTYSVLVVTPSLPVHDVKGLIELLRAKPDAYSFPSGGYGTPAHLAGELFKQRYGVTATHVPYNQFTAGLADLVAGRVNFMFLTSTVAAAQIQGGKVKALAIASRDSRLPGLPDVPTMEEQGFKGFDVRNWDGFVMRKETPKDAIAGFTRALNQILADPETRKALADAGAEPVPSTTAEQFGALIASEQARLTDLVRQTAIKID, from the coding sequence ATGACCTTCACGTTCGGGAAACTGGCGCTGGCCGCCACGCTCGGCCTGGCCGCCATCGGCGCGCAGGCGGAAACCTGGCCGGCCCGCCCGGTGCGCATCATCGTGCCGTACAACGCCGGCACGCCGCCCGACATCAGCAGCCGCATCATCGCGCAGAAGCTGACCGTCAAGCTGGGCCAGACCTTCTACGTCGACAACAAGCCCGGCGCCTCTGGCAGCCTGGCCGCGGGCGACCTCGACCGCTATCCCGCCGACGGCTATACCGCGATGACGCTGCTCACGCCCGTGGTGGTCGGCCCCGCGCTGCTGTCCTCGTTCAACAAGGACTTCGCCCGCGACTACGCGCCCGTCGGGCAGTACGACTGGACCTACAGCGTGCTGGTCGTCACGCCGTCCCTGCCCGTGCACGACGTGAAGGGATTGATCGAGCTGCTGCGCGCCAAGCCCGATGCCTACAGCTTTCCCTCGGGCGGCTACGGCACGCCGGCGCACCTGGCGGGCGAGCTCTTCAAGCAGCGCTACGGCGTCACGGCCACCCACGTGCCCTACAACCAGTTCACGGCCGGGCTGGCCGACCTGGTGGCGGGCCGGGTGAACTTCATGTTCCTGACCAGCACGGTGGCGGCGGCGCAGATCCAGGGCGGCAAGGTCAAGGCGCTGGCCATCGCTTCGCGCGACAGCCGGCTGCCCGGCCTGCCTGACGTGCCGACCATGGAGGAACAGGGCTTCAAGGGCTTCGACGTGCGCAACTGGGACGGCTTCGTCATGCGCAAGGAAACGCCCAAGGACGCTATCGCCGGATTCACGCGGGCGCTGAACCAGATCCTGGCCGATCCCGAGACGCGCAAGGCGCTGGCCGACGCGGGCGCCGAGCCGGTCCCGAGCACCACGGCCGAGCAGTTCGGCGCGCTGATTGCCAGCGAACAGGCCCGGCTGACGGACCTGGTGCGCCAGACCGCCATCAAGATCGACTGA
- a CDS encoding sulfatase-like hydrolase/transferase, which yields MRNVLFIMCDQLRADYLSCYGSPWLRTPNMDALAARGVVFTQAYVQSGVCGPSRMSFYTGRYPSSHGATWNFIPMPMSELTVGDYLSQAGRALHLAGKTHFEPSAEATAAWRGGAADRSAASLLQGGFEVVCRHEGDLPTGKEDYRRYLESAGYAGDDPWLQHANSGRHPDGSVASGWQMRHAHLAAHVAEPHSETAYVSNAAIDFIRRHRDEPWSLHLSYIKPHWPYIAPAPYHDMYRRAEQAPIRRNRASEANEHPVLAAYRSHDECRSFDQEDVVRHVRPAYMGLIRQIDDHLGRVLEVLEQTGQTDQTLIVFTSDHGDFLGDYGFGEKELFHDVVQRVPLIVVDPSPAADATRGTRDGRFAAAVDVVPTILDALGLPAQAHRVEGRSLLPLVRGEAAHDWRDCVFSELDYATRRARHVLGRPRDADCRGWMVRTADWKLVAWNGYRPQLFHLAEDPDEFHDLGADPAFEPVRQSMSARLLAHQLTLKRRIAVDLDRIEAMTDNLPPGIHIGQW from the coding sequence ATGCGCAACGTCCTTTTCATCATGTGCGACCAACTGCGGGCGGACTACCTGTCCTGCTACGGCAGCCCCTGGCTGCGCACGCCCAACATGGACGCCCTGGCCGCGCGCGGCGTGGTCTTCACCCAGGCCTACGTGCAGTCGGGCGTATGCGGACCGTCACGCATGTCCTTCTATACCGGCCGCTATCCGTCCTCCCACGGCGCGACCTGGAACTTCATCCCCATGCCGATGAGCGAGCTGACGGTGGGCGACTACCTGTCGCAGGCCGGCCGCGCGCTCCACCTGGCGGGCAAGACCCACTTCGAGCCGTCGGCCGAGGCGACGGCGGCCTGGCGCGGCGGCGCCGCCGATCGTTCCGCCGCCAGCCTGCTGCAAGGCGGCTTCGAGGTGGTCTGCCGGCACGAGGGCGACCTGCCCACCGGCAAGGAGGACTACCGGCGCTACCTGGAGTCGGCCGGCTACGCGGGCGACGACCCGTGGCTGCAGCACGCCAACTCCGGCCGTCATCCGGACGGCTCGGTCGCCAGCGGCTGGCAGATGCGCCACGCGCACCTGGCTGCCCACGTGGCCGAGCCGCACTCGGAAACCGCCTACGTCTCGAACGCCGCCATCGATTTCATCCGCCGGCATCGCGACGAACCCTGGTCGCTGCACCTGTCGTACATCAAGCCCCACTGGCCCTACATCGCGCCGGCGCCCTATCACGACATGTACCGCCGCGCCGAGCAGGCGCCCATCCGGCGCAATCGCGCCTCCGAAGCCAACGAGCATCCGGTGCTGGCCGCCTACCGCTCGCATGACGAATGCCGCAGCTTCGACCAGGAGGACGTGGTGCGCCACGTGCGTCCGGCCTACATGGGCCTGATCCGGCAGATCGACGACCACCTGGGCCGGGTGCTGGAAGTCCTGGAGCAGACCGGCCAGACGGACCAGACGCTGATCGTCTTCACCTCCGATCACGGCGATTTCCTGGGCGACTACGGCTTCGGCGAAAAGGAACTGTTCCACGACGTCGTCCAGCGCGTACCGCTGATCGTGGTCGATCCGTCGCCCGCCGCCGACGCCACGCGCGGCACGCGCGATGGCCGTTTCGCCGCCGCGGTGGACGTCGTTCCCACCATCCTGGACGCGCTCGGCCTGCCCGCGCAGGCCCATCGGGTGGAAGGCCGCTCGCTGCTGCCGCTGGTGCGCGGTGAAGCCGCGCACGACTGGCGCGACTGCGTCTTCAGCGAACTGGACTATGCGACGCGGCGCGCGCGCCATGTCCTGGGCCGGCCCCGCGACGCCGACTGCCGGGGCTGGATGGTGCGCACCGCCGACTGGAAGCTGGTGGCCTGGAACGGCTACCGCCCGCAGCTCTTTCACCTGGCCGAGGATCCGGACGAGTTCCACGACCTGGGCGCGGACCCCGCCTTCGAGCCGGTGCGGCAATCGATGTCGGCGCGGCTGCTGGCGCATCAGTTGACGCTCAAGCGCCGCATCGCCGTCGACCTCGACCGCATCGAGGCCATGACCGACAACCTGCCGCCCGGCATACACATCGGCCAGTGGTAA
- a CDS encoding 2Fe-2S iron-sulfur cluster-binding protein, which yields MHPAEQRFEVHILDTGERYACGGSQTLLAGMEALGRKGIPVGCRGGGCGVCKSRIVRGDYHAAKMSRACVSADEQAAGVVLACRVVPRSDIEIEALDRMRRCVTRHLTPAARPPVPPT from the coding sequence ATGCATCCGGCCGAGCAGCGCTTCGAAGTCCATATCCTCGATACAGGCGAACGCTATGCCTGCGGCGGCTCGCAGACACTGCTGGCCGGCATGGAGGCGCTCGGCCGCAAGGGCATTCCGGTCGGCTGCCGCGGCGGCGGGTGCGGCGTATGCAAGAGCCGGATCGTCCGGGGCGACTACCACGCCGCGAAGATGAGCCGCGCCTGCGTCAGCGCCGACGAGCAGGCGGCCGGCGTGGTACTGGCCTGCCGCGTCGTGCCGCGCAGCGACATCGAGATCGAAGCGCTGGACAGGATGCGGCGCTGCGTGACCCGTCATTTGACGCCGGCGGCCCGACCGCCTGTACCCCCTACCTGA